One Cucurbita pepo subsp. pepo cultivar mu-cu-16 chromosome LG11, ASM280686v2, whole genome shotgun sequence DNA window includes the following coding sequences:
- the LOC111805574 gene encoding kinesin-like protein KIN-14S has protein sequence MEVAMEVISELCTPVVPSHDSRPLPSIAGSDMALGESFECDDKMGNELSSEAELASPDGAHTLPILQKVIDLSNKIKNLKNQHMLLTERFKLDSDAFPGPEVVKTLHLLGTEHELLKKKYLEESSERKRLYNEVIELKGNIRVFCRCRPLNESELESGSTSVIEFDSSQENEIQVLSSDSSKKQFKFDHVFKIEDGQGAVFSQAKPVVASVMDGYNVCIFAYGQTGTGKTFTMEGTPENRGVNYRTLKELFKISEERDGVMKYELYVSMLEVYNEKIRDLLADNSNPNLKK, from the exons ATGGAAG TTGCAATGGAAGTTATCTCAGAATTATGCACTCCGGTTGTTCCTAGTCATGATTCGAGGCCTCTGCCTTCAATTGCCGGTTCAG ATATGGCTTTGGGAGAATCTTTTGAATGTGATGATAAGATGGGGAACGAATTGTCCAGTGAAGCCGAATTAGCATCACCAGATGGAGCGCATACTCTTCCAATCCTGCAAAAAGTAATTGACTTGAGCAACAAAATTAAG AATTTGAAGAATCAGCATATGCTCCTAACTGAACGATTCAAGCTGGACTCTGATGCTTTTCCAGGCCCTGAAGTTGTGAAAACTCTTCACCTTCTAG gtaCAGAACATGAacttttgaagaagaaataccTTGAAGAGTCCTCTGAGCGAAAGAGACTTTACAATGAAGTGATTGAACTGAAAGGGAATATTAGAGTTTTCTGCCGATGTAGACCATTAAATGAAAGCGAATTGGAAAGTGGATCTACCTCTgtaattgaatttgattcgTCTCAGGAAAACGAGATTCAAGTTCTTTCTTCTGATTCTTCTAAAAAACAGTTTAAATTTGATCATGTGTTCAAGATTGAGGACGGCCAAG GAGCTGTCTTCAGTCAAGCTAAACCTGTCGTAGCTTCAGTGATGGATGGCTACAATGTCTGCATATTTGCTTACGGACAAACTGGAACAGGGAAGACATTTACTATGGAGGGAACGCCGGAAAACAGAGGAGTCAACTACCGAACTCTAAAGGAGCTGTTTAAGATTTCAGAAGAGAGAGATGGTgttatgaaatatgaattgTATGTCAGCATGTTGGAGGTTTACAATGAGAAAATCAGGGATCTCTTGGCAGACAACTCCAACCCAAATCTGAAGAAGTGA
- the LOC111805575 gene encoding uncharacterized protein LOC111805575, with protein MVTKSGVSKRSQLIRNERRNSIGHLFVLFYKDFCEIEISILIWLVKQDFLNVFTLTFSCLPSDLEGAVRQSGEAAGLFVSSGGLRAIVELLIPQLQFLDDEGAQAELWELSRVFLESVIEETKCEKVKAVFPDAGAAALLEYRWKDASFKISSLSDRKPVDTADEIVVMVVPDYQMLENVEKIAAALSDDPPRPLIMWNPRLISEDVGVGFNVRKLRRYFLSTFTTVYSMRPLPSGAVFRAYPGLWKVFFDDKDRPGRYLLAKELISRPDAGDLEVSYLRK; from the exons aTGGTAACAAAAtcaggggt AAGTAAACGTTCTCAATTGATACGAAATGAAAGGAGGAACAGTATTGGccatctttttgttttgttttataaagatttttgtgaAATTGAAATATCCATTCTCATTTGGTTGGTGAAGCAGGACTTTCTCAATGTTTTTACTCTCACTTTCAGCTGCTTGCCTTCAGACTTGGAGGGAGCAGTCAGGCAATCTGGTGAAGCTGCTGGTTTGTTTGTGTCTTCAGGAGGACTAAGAGCAATA gttGAGCTCCTTATCCCCCAGCTACAGTTTCTGGACGATGAAGGTGCTCAAGCTGAACTCTGGGAACTGTCCAGAGTTTTCTTGGAGTCAGTCATTGAGGAAACAAAATGTGAG AAAGTTAAAGCTGTGTTTCCAGATGCTGGGGCCGCTGCACTTCTTGAATATCGATGGAAAGATGCttccttcaaaatttccaG CTTAAGCGACCGAAAACCTGTAGATACTGCAGATGAGATAGTTGTCATGGTTGTTCCTGATTACCAAATGTTGGAAAATGTGGAGAAAATAGCAGCTGCCCTCTCGGATGATCCG CCAAGGCCTCTTATCATGTGGAATCCCCGTCTCATCAGCGAAGATGTAGGGGTCGGATTTAACGTTCGAAAATTGAGAAGATACTTTTTAAG CACATTTACAACAGTCTACTCCATGAGGCCTTTGCCATCTGGTGCTGTATTTAGAGCTTATCCTGG GTTGTGGAAAGTGTTCTTTGATGATAAAGATAGGCCAGGCAGATATTTGCTTGCCAAAGAATTAATAAGCCGTCCGGATGCTGGAGACCTCGAGGTCAGTTACCTAAGAAAATAA